From the genome of Geothrix sp. 21YS21S-4, one region includes:
- a CDS encoding lipopolysaccharide assembly protein LapB, translated as MINLLLGLGTALAVILLATLLSIKLWISVPIGILAGGALFIWQGRKVQQELEKIFTRAGDLLKKQQFDKAIEAMKEGYRFAPRQFLVKGSIDGQIGVVQYLRKKNDEAEPLLAAASMQHYIAKAMLGVLQWKRGEKKKAKETFELALKSGKKESLLYAVYAYVLVEMGERDKAIDALNRGLGICKGDERLITNRNLLQNGKALKMKVYGEQWYQFLLERPMIRQDAPPFARVSRRALRG; from the coding sequence GTGATCAACCTTCTCCTCGGCCTGGGCACTGCCCTCGCCGTGATCCTGCTCGCCACCCTGTTGAGCATCAAGCTGTGGATCAGCGTCCCCATCGGCATCCTGGCCGGCGGGGCGCTGTTCATCTGGCAGGGCCGGAAGGTCCAGCAGGAACTGGAAAAGATCTTCACTCGCGCCGGCGACCTGCTGAAGAAGCAGCAGTTCGACAAGGCCATCGAGGCCATGAAGGAGGGCTACCGCTTCGCCCCCCGGCAGTTCCTGGTGAAGGGCAGCATCGACGGGCAAATCGGCGTGGTGCAGTACCTCCGCAAGAAGAACGACGAGGCCGAACCCCTGCTGGCCGCCGCCTCCATGCAGCACTACATCGCCAAGGCCATGCTGGGAGTCCTCCAGTGGAAGCGCGGCGAGAAGAAGAAGGCCAAGGAGACCTTCGAGCTGGCCCTCAAGTCCGGCAAGAAGGAGAGCCTGCTGTACGCCGTCTACGCCTACGTCCTGGTGGAGATGGGCGAGCGGGACAAGGCCATCGACGCGCTGAACCGCGGCCTCGGCATCTGCAAGGGCGACGAGCGCCTCATCACCAACCGCAACCTGCTGCAGAACGGCAAGGCCCTCAAGATGAAGGTCTACGGCGAGCAGTGGTACCAGTTCCTCCTCGAGCGGCCCATGATCCGCCAGGACGCCCCGCCCTTCGCCCGCGTCTCCCGGCGCGCGCTCCGCGGCTGA
- a CDS encoding YebC/PmpR family DNA-binding transcriptional regulator has protein sequence MSGHNKWSTIKHKKGAADAKRGKIFTKILKEITVAARLGGGDVASNPRLRLAVDQAKGSNMPKDNWERAIKKGTGELEGVTYEEVVYEGYGPGGVALLIEAMTDNKNRTTPEVRSYFAKFGGDLGAQGSVAYLFSKQGQIVVEPEVSEDKVMEIALEAGADDVANEGEAWVIKTSPEAYQAVKDAVDAAKLPVIEAKLIMDPSTSTALEGSKLTSFLKLVDLLEDNDDVQNVWHNGDYEEPED, from the coding sequence ATGTCCGGCCACAATAAATGGTCCACCATCAAGCACAAGAAGGGCGCCGCGGACGCCAAGCGCGGCAAGATCTTCACCAAGATCCTGAAGGAAATCACCGTCGCCGCGCGCCTGGGCGGCGGTGACGTCGCCAGCAATCCCCGGCTGCGGCTCGCCGTGGATCAGGCCAAGGGCAGCAACATGCCCAAGGACAACTGGGAGCGCGCCATCAAGAAGGGCACCGGCGAACTCGAAGGCGTCACCTACGAGGAAGTGGTCTACGAAGGCTACGGCCCCGGCGGCGTGGCCCTCCTCATCGAGGCCATGACCGACAACAAGAACCGCACCACCCCGGAAGTCCGCAGCTACTTCGCCAAGTTCGGCGGCGACCTCGGCGCCCAGGGCTCCGTGGCCTACCTGTTCTCCAAGCAGGGCCAGATCGTGGTGGAGCCCGAAGTCTCCGAGGACAAGGTGATGGAAATCGCCCTGGAGGCCGGCGCCGACGACGTGGCCAACGAGGGCGAGGCCTGGGTCATCAAGACCAGCCCCGAGGCCTACCAGGCCGTCAAGGACGCTGTCGACGCCGCCAAGCTCCCCGTGATCGAGGCCAAGCTCATCATGGACCCCAGCACCAGCACCGCCCTCGAAGGCTCGAAGCTCACCAGCTTCCTCAAGCTCGTGGACCTGCTGGAGGACAACGACGACGTGCAGAACGTGTGGCACAACGGCGACTACGAGGAACCCGAAGACTGA
- the rsmG gene encoding 16S rRNA (guanine(527)-N(7))-methyltransferase RsmG yields MEPRLPSTLESPLERYLALLDRWNRTHALTALAKSERYEELLLDAAVLLPFLEALPAGARVADLGTGMGCPAVVLALARPDLEILAVDASAKKLAFVRQAALELPLPNLRPLHGRLEDLAPLGADLGTAKALGSLEQLAGWWARHGRPGAPFLALKGPDWERESLPGDWTASPTPYTLPTRGRRVVVALSRR; encoded by the coding sequence ATGGAACCGCGCCTTCCCTCCACGTTGGAATCTCCGTTGGAGCGCTACTTGGCGCTTCTCGACCGCTGGAATCGCACCCACGCGCTCACGGCCCTGGCCAAGTCCGAGCGCTACGAGGAATTGCTGCTGGATGCCGCCGTCCTGCTGCCCTTCCTGGAAGCGCTTCCGGCCGGGGCCCGGGTGGCGGACCTGGGGACGGGAATGGGGTGTCCGGCGGTGGTCCTGGCCCTCGCCCGGCCGGATTTGGAGATCCTCGCGGTGGACGCCTCCGCCAAGAAGCTCGCCTTCGTCCGCCAGGCCGCCCTGGAGTTGCCCCTCCCCAACCTCCGTCCGCTGCACGGCCGCCTGGAAGACCTGGCGCCGCTGGGCGCGGATCTGGGAACCGCCAAGGCCCTGGGTTCGCTGGAGCAGTTGGCGGGCTGGTGGGCGCGGCACGGCCGGCCGGGCGCGCCGTTCCTCGCCCTCAAGGGGCCGGATTGGGAACGGGAATCCCTCCCCGGGGACTGGACTGCGTCGCCCACGCCCTACACGTTGCCGACCCGGGGGCGGCGGGTGGTGGTCGCGCTCAGCCGGAGGTGA
- a CDS encoding serine hydrolase domain-containing protein, whose product MNQLYDLASLAKPLVTAPLALAFLDLDADRRWALGFSDREAPLTVRQLLSHSSGLPPWRPFTGESVAVQLRRGVPDHPLLRTPPGPVVYSDLNYRLLTELLEAETGVPFARLGAASGLSPAPWPAEPASVPDAPDAEAWRLATDRPLPPRAPHEPQDVNARAGMRGHAGFGATRPQLEQALQRWVASGWADRMAVPTATADSGTVWGLGLQAAGSAPGHWGALLAEVPQGRGVVVVEDSTEEEPLPCPDAEPAPGPASGWWFHLGYTGPLLAYRPSDSTCIGLLVHRRGPAGDLLSATALRARRWTILRRWLDA is encoded by the coding sequence ATGAACCAGCTCTACGACCTCGCCTCCCTCGCCAAGCCCCTGGTGACGGCGCCGCTAGCGCTCGCTTTCCTGGATCTGGACGCGGATCGGCGCTGGGCGCTGGGGTTCTCCGATCGCGAAGCGCCCCTGACGGTGCGACAGTTGCTGTCGCACAGCTCGGGCCTTCCGCCGTGGCGGCCTTTCACGGGCGAATCCGTGGCGGTCCAACTGCGCCGCGGCGTTCCGGATCATCCCCTGCTGCGGACGCCCCCCGGCCCAGTGGTCTACTCCGACCTCAACTACCGGCTGCTGACGGAACTGCTGGAGGCCGAGACCGGCGTTCCCTTCGCGCGCCTGGGCGCGGCCTCGGGGCTCAGCCCCGCGCCGTGGCCGGCGGAACCCGCGTCCGTCCCCGACGCCCCCGACGCCGAAGCCTGGCGGCTGGCCACGGACCGGCCCCTCCCTCCCCGCGCGCCCCACGAGCCCCAGGACGTCAACGCGCGCGCCGGCATGCGCGGCCACGCGGGCTTCGGAGCCACGCGTCCGCAGTTGGAACAGGCCCTCCAACGGTGGGTGGCCTCCGGGTGGGCGGACCGCATGGCCGTTCCCACGGCCACGGCGGACAGCGGCACGGTGTGGGGCCTGGGGCTCCAAGCGGCGGGCTCGGCTCCCGGTCATTGGGGCGCGCTCCTGGCGGAAGTGCCGCAGGGGCGGGGCGTCGTCGTGGTGGAGGATTCCACCGAGGAGGAGCCCCTTCCCTGCCCCGACGCGGAACCCGCTCCCGGCCCTGCTTCGGGCTGGTGGTTTCACCTCGGCTACACGGGTCCCCTGCTCGCCTACCGCCCTTCGGACAGCACCTGCATCGGCCTGCTCGTCCACCGGCGCGGCCCCGCGGGCGACCTGCTCTCCGCCACCGCCCTCCGCGCCCGGCGCTGGACCATTCTTCGCCGCTGGCTGGACGCGTAA
- a CDS encoding M14 family zinc carboxypeptidase, producing the protein MRSLLVGLAATGLLAQWPETIPERTQFARTSTVAEVRGFMEALRKRAPGLEPYRPAGAPRATETGKPLLAWRLKGTSPDALRVYVNANIHAGEVEGKEAIQQVVRELLQGKHPDLRRNLDLVVMPAYNADGTDALDPAIRPWQPNPSESGVGRRENAQGLDLNRDLMKAAAPNTRWLLAMLQDFDPAAVLDLHTTNGSTHGFHLTHGPACTLGADEGLLAFNRRMLVEVREELKAEGMPTYDYGNFAPYRPTPDKPPTAWETYDAHPRLLTNYPALRNRLAVLSESYVYRAWPDRISDTRRFVLACFRWMVAHRNEIRSELRQAQRRWSEGWANGQVSLPLSAKLKEVERYAFEWVDPIRDAKGRLVGEKSRTRLELPSFVGFEGQDFVPVPRGYLVDPAFAPAVLPLLRAHGVQVLEGRRRPKGLPLLFFQETARKLATSAYQGTFTLELRGAWKADLQPQKLQAAWTPADLDRALYVPMDQPLGRLAFYLLDPRSTDSLAFWGLFHPALLRGDGMWGEPPRFPILAVGGGESAPTGPHSLSAPLAQE; encoded by the coding sequence GTGCGGTCCCTTCTGGTGGGGCTGGCGGCGACGGGGCTGCTCGCCCAGTGGCCCGAGACCATCCCTGAACGCACGCAGTTCGCGCGCACCTCCACCGTGGCGGAGGTGCGCGGCTTCATGGAGGCCCTCCGGAAGCGCGCGCCGGGGCTGGAGCCCTACCGCCCCGCGGGCGCTCCCCGCGCCACCGAGACGGGCAAGCCGCTTCTGGCCTGGCGGCTGAAGGGGACGAGCCCCGACGCCCTGCGGGTCTACGTGAACGCCAACATCCACGCGGGGGAAGTGGAGGGCAAGGAAGCCATCCAGCAGGTGGTGCGGGAACTGCTGCAGGGAAAGCATCCCGACCTGCGCCGGAACCTCGACCTGGTGGTGATGCCCGCCTACAACGCCGACGGCACGGACGCGCTGGACCCCGCCATCCGCCCCTGGCAGCCGAACCCATCGGAAAGTGGCGTGGGACGGCGCGAGAACGCCCAGGGCCTCGACCTGAACCGGGACCTGATGAAGGCCGCGGCGCCCAACACCCGCTGGTTGCTGGCGATGCTCCAGGACTTCGATCCCGCCGCCGTCCTGGACCTCCACACCACCAACGGCAGCACCCACGGATTCCACCTGACCCACGGCCCCGCCTGCACCCTGGGCGCGGACGAGGGGCTCCTGGCCTTCAACCGCCGGATGCTGGTGGAGGTGCGCGAGGAGCTGAAGGCCGAGGGGATGCCGACCTACGACTACGGCAACTTCGCGCCCTACCGCCCCACGCCCGACAAGCCGCCCACCGCCTGGGAGACCTACGACGCTCATCCGCGGCTGCTCACCAACTACCCTGCGCTGCGGAACCGCCTCGCGGTCCTGTCCGAAAGCTACGTCTACCGCGCCTGGCCCGACCGGATCTCCGATACCCGCCGCTTCGTCCTGGCGTGTTTCCGCTGGATGGTCGCCCATCGCAACGAAATCCGCTCGGAACTCCGCCAGGCCCAGCGCCGCTGGAGCGAGGGCTGGGCGAATGGCCAGGTCTCCCTTCCGCTGTCGGCGAAGCTGAAGGAGGTGGAGCGCTACGCCTTCGAATGGGTGGATCCCATCCGCGACGCAAAGGGCCGCCTGGTGGGCGAGAAGAGCCGCACCCGCCTGGAACTGCCCAGCTTCGTGGGCTTCGAGGGGCAGGACTTCGTGCCCGTGCCCCGGGGCTACCTGGTGGATCCCGCCTTCGCTCCCGCGGTTCTGCCCCTTCTCCGCGCCCACGGCGTGCAGGTGCTGGAAGGGCGCCGGCGGCCGAAGGGCCTGCCTCTTCTCTTCTTCCAGGAAACGGCCCGGAAGTTGGCGACGTCGGCCTATCAGGGGACGTTTACCCTCGAACTGCGGGGAGCCTGGAAGGCCGATCTCCAGCCCCAGAAATTGCAGGCGGCCTGGACCCCTGCCGACCTGGACCGCGCCCTCTACGTGCCCATGGATCAGCCGCTGGGCCGCCTGGCCTTCTACCTGCTCGACCCGCGGAGCACCGACAGCCTGGCGTTCTGGGGCCTGTTCCATCCCGCCCTCCTGCGGGGCGACGGCATGTGGGGCGAACCCCCGAGGTTCCCCATCCTGGCGGTGGGAGGAGGAGAATCCGCTCCCACGGGCCCCCACTCCCTGTCCGCGCCCCTGGCCCAGGAATGA
- the ybeY gene encoding rRNA maturation RNase YbeY, whose protein sequence is MRGPGEQSLGKLLQSLRDRLAPEAQGVSLTYVDDRGMRKLNREHRGKNMTTDVLSFPSSTEQGAFPHLGDIVISLPTAEKMAKKFGVSRRREVETLVIHGFLHLCGLDHEKDRGEMMEIQAQLERELLEDEPLAMSLKRGRKPGSKVKKLKDGTRVVVTGRAAAALVRRERVKKEKKVKPRKPAKAKEAAPKRGPGRPRKEAAVAVPAKRVARRRKVAPSRSGVIA, encoded by the coding sequence ATGCGCGGTCCCGGCGAGCAGTCCCTCGGGAAACTCCTGCAGAGCCTGCGAGATCGCCTTGCCCCTGAAGCCCAGGGGGTATCTTTGACTTATGTCGATGATCGCGGCATGAGAAAACTCAACCGCGAGCATCGCGGGAAAAACATGACGACGGACGTGCTGAGCTTCCCGTCGAGCACGGAGCAGGGCGCCTTCCCGCATCTCGGCGACATCGTCATCAGCCTTCCCACCGCGGAAAAGATGGCGAAAAAATTCGGCGTCAGCCGGCGCCGAGAGGTGGAAACCCTGGTCATCCACGGTTTTCTCCACCTCTGCGGCCTCGATCACGAAAAGGATCGGGGCGAGATGATGGAAATCCAGGCCCAGCTCGAGCGGGAGTTGCTGGAAGACGAGCCGCTGGCCATGAGCCTCAAGCGCGGCCGCAAGCCGGGCAGCAAGGTGAAGAAGCTGAAGGACGGCACCCGCGTGGTGGTCACCGGCCGCGCCGCCGCCGCCCTCGTCCGCCGCGAGCGGGTGAAGAAGGAAAAGAAGGTCAAGCCGCGCAAGCCGGCCAAGGCCAAGGAGGCCGCCCCCAAGCGGGGCCCCGGCCGTCCGCGGAAGGAAGCCGCCGTCGCCGTTCCGGCCAAGCGCGTGGCGCGGCGCCGCAAGGTGGCCCCTTCCCGCAGCGGCGTCATCGCGTAG
- a CDS encoding LysM peptidoglycan-binding domain-containing protein: MHQPNRVRVGRLRSLLAAAVVAASGLGAQEPAAIQVQAHASKWDYPKELKVPEGSRTHLVEKGDTLWDLAGKYLGNSYAWPQIWELNQWVKDPHWIYPGDPLVIDLTRAVATPDSLPEGVANLLPDQHRADPSAVRRPELGFSFQDFIQLPFLAPQGAEAHYKSQGAFVLTSNRREDRRFLAEGETVYLNGGADQGVKGGDRFLVLKTVARKVSHPLHPRQHLGDVIQQVGVIRVLTVQSKGSVAIIERCMDTVEAGDHLVRFVEPANLPAQLRTDTADPIKIAPDAAAVVYAREGRLNIGGGDMVIVDKGSANGLKVGDVLLGVRLRPYPVGPEGDRHPATETAVHYLGQALVVRADAQTATCRILRSTEEVRMGDVLTR, translated from the coding sequence ATGCATCAGCCCAATCGCGTGCGTGTCGGTCGGCTGCGCTCCCTCCTTGCGGCTGCCGTGGTCGCGGCCTCGGGACTGGGCGCTCAGGAACCGGCGGCGATCCAGGTGCAGGCCCATGCGTCGAAATGGGATTATCCCAAGGAACTGAAGGTGCCCGAGGGTTCCCGCACCCATCTGGTGGAAAAGGGCGACACCCTGTGGGACCTGGCCGGCAAATACCTCGGCAATTCCTACGCCTGGCCCCAGATCTGGGAGCTGAACCAGTGGGTGAAGGATCCCCATTGGATCTACCCCGGCGATCCCCTCGTCATCGACCTCACCCGGGCGGTCGCCACCCCCGACTCCCTGCCTGAAGGGGTCGCCAACCTCCTTCCCGATCAGCACCGCGCCGACCCCAGCGCCGTCCGCCGGCCGGAACTGGGCTTCAGTTTCCAGGATTTCATCCAGCTGCCTTTCCTGGCGCCCCAGGGCGCCGAGGCCCACTACAAGAGCCAGGGGGCTTTCGTCCTCACCTCCAACCGGCGCGAGGACCGGCGCTTCCTCGCCGAGGGCGAGACGGTCTACCTCAACGGGGGAGCGGACCAGGGCGTGAAGGGCGGGGACCGCTTCCTGGTCCTGAAGACCGTGGCCCGCAAGGTGAGCCATCCCCTTCATCCGCGCCAACACCTCGGCGACGTCATCCAGCAGGTGGGCGTGATCCGGGTGTTGACCGTCCAATCCAAGGGCTCGGTGGCCATCATCGAGCGGTGCATGGACACCGTCGAGGCCGGCGACCATCTCGTGCGGTTCGTCGAACCCGCCAACCTGCCGGCCCAGTTGCGGACGGACACCGCCGATCCCATCAAGATCGCGCCGGACGCCGCCGCCGTGGTCTATGCCCGCGAAGGGCGCCTCAACATCGGCGGCGGGGACATGGTGATCGTGGACAAGGGGAGCGCCAACGGGTTGAAGGTGGGCGACGTCCTGCTGGGCGTCCGCCTCCGGCCCTATCCCGTGGGCCCCGAGGGCGACCGGCACCCGGCCACGGAGACCGCCGTCCACTACCTGGGCCAGGCCCTCGTGGTGCGGGCCGACGCCCAGACCGCCACGTGCCGGATCCTCCGCTCCACCGAAGAGGTGCGGATGGGGGACGTGCTCACCCGCTAG
- a CDS encoding Gfo/Idh/MocA family protein — protein sequence MAKLRVAVVGVGHLGQHHARIAASAPDAILAAVVDPDPARGPEIAGKFSAPWAASLGEVLADVDAVQIAAPTGFHHALGTAALAAGKHVLMEKPLAASLDEGTALLQALHAARIANPGIVAQVGHLERFNPAVVALRSRGFKPRFLEAVRVSPFPARSLEVDVVMDVMIHDLDLLRALVGRPVLDVEAVGVPVLTPYADLVNARLKFEGGAFATVTASRVARKKERTLRAFGDKEYASLDFAAQKLELLRLVMGPDGPEVQPETAGIEEGEPLRLEIEAFHAACLGRSAEGVTWEEGQEAMRVADQVQKAVAKSLADLQQG from the coding sequence ATGGCCAAGCTGCGCGTCGCCGTCGTCGGCGTAGGACATCTCGGGCAGCACCATGCCCGCATCGCGGCTTCGGCACCCGACGCGATCCTGGCGGCGGTGGTGGATCCCGATCCCGCGCGGGGCCCGGAAATCGCCGGGAAATTCAGCGCGCCGTGGGCCGCCTCCCTCGGCGAGGTTCTCGCCGACGTGGACGCCGTCCAGATCGCCGCGCCCACGGGCTTCCACCACGCCCTGGGAACCGCCGCTCTGGCCGCCGGGAAGCACGTCCTCATGGAGAAGCCCCTCGCCGCGTCGCTCGACGAAGGCACGGCGCTGCTCCAGGCGCTCCACGCGGCGCGGATCGCGAATCCCGGAATCGTGGCCCAGGTGGGCCATCTCGAGCGCTTCAATCCCGCGGTGGTGGCGCTTCGCAGCCGCGGGTTCAAGCCGCGCTTCCTGGAGGCCGTGCGGGTCTCGCCCTTCCCCGCCCGCAGCCTGGAAGTGGACGTGGTGATGGACGTGATGATCCACGACCTGGACCTCCTCCGCGCCCTGGTGGGCCGGCCCGTGCTGGACGTGGAAGCCGTGGGCGTCCCCGTCCTCACGCCCTACGCGGACCTGGTGAACGCGCGCCTAAAGTTCGAGGGCGGCGCCTTCGCCACCGTCACCGCCAGCCGCGTGGCGCGCAAGAAGGAGCGCACCCTGCGGGCCTTCGGCGACAAGGAATACGCCAGCCTCGACTTCGCCGCCCAGAAGCTGGAGCTGCTCCGCCTGGTGATGGGCCCCGACGGCCCCGAAGTCCAGCCCGAAACCGCCGGCATTGAGGAAGGCGAACCGCTGCGCCTGGAGATCGAGGCCTTCCACGCGGCGTGCCTGGGCCGGTCCGCGGAGGGCGTCACCTGGGAGGAGGGCCAGGAGGCCATGCGTGTGGCCGACCAGGTCCAGAAGGCCGTCGCCAAGAGCCTCGCCGACCTCCAGCAGGGATGA